ggaatcatattaagtgagtaAGCCAAAAAGAGACTCACtcaggtggggtggggcaggaccTGGGCTgaagttgagagtgttttgcagaaaactgagacgattttacatatgtaccaacaactgtatttaatcTCCCTAAtaacatatgtattttttaaattgtgatttagatcatcccatattcatccttctttttcttttctcttttaaaatttttattggaggattaatggtttacatcaaCAGTATaatcaaatagtttgtacatgcataaaatttccctgttttccacataacaatacaacccccaccacgtcttcctctgccatcatgtttcaggatctgaaccttcccctcccccatcccagagtcttttactttggtgtaatacaccaactccagtccaagttctgcttaagagttttcccttatgatcttgtttttcagcttctgtctatgagtgaaatcatcccatattcatccttttgtttctaaatgattttttaagtatgcacaattttatttatttttatatggatagtgagagagaggaactagagggaagaggaatatagggagagagaaaaggtgatgcctgcagcactgcttcaccctgcaggtggagatcaggagtttgaacccgggtccttgtgtatggtagggTGTGTTCTCTACAAGGTATGTCACTGCCCAAATCCTAGTACACACAATTAAATAAGTTAATTGGGCATTAATGGAAGAGAAATACTGGATGAACTTGCTGTTAGGTGAAGTTTACAAAACATGTACAGAAAGGGAAACCATAAATGAAATTTTTACTGGGTGTGGTATtatcaccaaaacaaaggactcttggGAGGAGGAGGTGATGCATAGAGTGGTGTGGGTCCTGGTGCCTGAATATCTGAAACAACTATGCCTCCAAAAGAAATGCCTCCTAAAGCCATGAGACAAAAAAAACATGATTCTGAAAAGCTGGGGTAGACAAAGCTTCATATGGATGAGAGTCTAGTATGTTCTCCAGTTCTAACTGAAGTTGCTGAGTTGTTATGTTCAGTTAAAATAAGATTTAATAAAGCATATTTTACAAGTATTTATAGATGTAGCGATGTTTTGTTTGAGATACAAAGTTTAAATATCATTTCAGAGGGtggggcacccagttaagtgaacatagtgtgaagcacaagaacctgcattaaggatcctggtttgagccctgggctgccCACCTTCCTCCTGCTGAGCAGGACACtttacaagcattgaagcaggactgcaggcctctctctctgtgtatctctgtctctgtctctttctctctctgtcttcccctcccctctcagtctctctttgtcctataaaataaaacagaaaaaatggcctccaggagcagtggattcatagtgcaggcaccaagccccagcgataaccctggaggcaaaaaaaaaaaaatcatttcatgtTTTCAGCATCCATACTCTTTGTTGACATTAACCCATTTctaccctacttcactacttcacTTTATGTTTAACTGTGTTTCAATAACCACCTGGTAGAACTCATTTTTAATAGTAAAAAGGAACACTAGACTGAGAATTCAAATGAGTATTAGTCAGGATATGCGTTCAGCTGTCAGTTAAATTGCCTCATACAGTCACACATTTCTTGTAGATGATACAAAGGAGCAAATAGATGAATACTACACAATATTGTATTCTCAAGTTGTAATAAGTAGTTAATCATTTTTTTACAGAAAGAGTTTCAGTCAAGGAGAAATATTACATGTTTTAAGTTgtcaaataatcaaaagattattTGGACCTTTTAGAACAGAAAGCAAGACTACTGAAAATGACCCTCATATGGGCTCCATGGTGAGCATTAACATACTAAAGAAAGTAAGCAATGTGCTGTGAGGCAACATAAACTTGCCCATAAACTTTGTAAAGGTGCTTCATGAGGAGAGCATATCAAAGTAAAAAGACTGTTGAATCAGCTAATGTGAAATGGGTTAAACAGAGAATAACACTTGAGGAAAAGTAAGTTGGATGTGCTGGTAGATGGATAAACGTCAGGAAGCTAATGTTGTGTTCTAGAAATAAGGTACCATTTAAACTTCAGGTCATAAATTTATAACTAAAACTTATTTGAAAAACATTTCTTGACCAGTTTCTTAAAGGACTCCTTTACTTGCTGGTTCCTTAGAGAGTAAATAAAAGGATTTAGCATCGGGGCAACAGAGGTATTGAGCAGTGCTATGCGTTTGGTCAAAGCCACCCCCTCTTTTGCTGATGTTTTCACATACATGAAAATGCAACTTCCATAAGAAATGGAGACAACAATCATGTGTGAGGAGCAAGTGGAAAAGGCCTTTTTCCTTTGCTCTGCAGAAGGGATTCTCAGAATTGTTTTCAGGATGAATACATAGGAGAGAACCACTAATGTTAAGGTCACCATGAGTGTGAAGATTGCCAGGAAAAATCCCAGGAGTTCTAGCAATGCTGTGTCAGTGCAGGAGATAAGTAGCATTGGAAGAGAGTCACAAGTGAAGTGATCAATGATATTGGAGTCACAGAAATCCAGCTGAAGCCCCATGATCACAGGTGGAAAAATGATAAGGAACCCAGTCAGCCAACAGCTAAGAACAAGTTGGTTGCAGATTCTACTGTTCATTATTGTTGTGTAATGTAGTGgtttgcagatggccacataCCGATCATAGGACATGGCAGTCAAAAGGAAAAATTCTGTAGAACCGAGAAGTATGAAGAAAAATACCTGGGCCATGCAGGAATTATAGGAAATGGTTTTATCCCCTGTTACAATGCTGACCAGAAATCTAGGGATACACACTGTTGTGAATGAGATTTCTAGGAAGGAGAAATTCCTAAGGAAGAAATACATGGGTGTTTTAAGATGCGAATCTAGCAGAGTAAGTGTAATAATTGTCAGGTTTCCAGTTATGCTCATTATATatgttaaaaatagaaatagaaaaatcaaaatatttagcTTTGGATCATCTGTTAATCCCAGAAGAATGAACTCACTCACTGATGTGtgatttttcatttcttattgcTGACTTCTTCCAGGTCTATAAATACAAGTAAGAAATTGGTTTAGTGAGCataggggtcatttttttttataacttgttATGGTTTAAGAAATAcacagtgggggtcgggcggtggcgcagtgggttaagcgcatgtggcacaaagcgcagggaccggcgtaaggatcccggttcaagcccccggctccccacctgcaggggagtcgcttcacaggcggtgaagcaggtctgcaggtgtctatctttctctcccattctctgttttcccctcctgtctccatttctctctgtcctatccaacaacgaattgtgtcaacaagggcaataataataaccacaacgaagctacaacaagggcaacaaaagggggaaaagaaatggcctccaggagcggtggattcatggtgcaggcacagagcccagcaataaccctggagaaggaaaaaaaaaaaaaaaaaaaagaaatatacagacCCACCCTGAAACAGTGATTCACCGTTAAGTTGtacataacactgaaaataaatctGAGAAAAGATAAAGGATCTTTTACCTAGTTTGCTACAGCATTAAGCCTTTGTGGATGGACACACAGACCAACAAGTAGAGCACTGCACTTACTTTTCTGAGGTTCCTAGTTCAACCCCTATAGCtacatgcaccagagtggtgctctggcttgcctttctctcttcctctctgtctcatgtgaaaccctattaaagaaaacaaacactgaGCATCCAATACTGACTCACTTTATAGATCTTAACcacatttttataataaaaatgttcttTTCATATGTTTTGCTTTCTTTGTGGGTATGGAAAATTAGATAGAGTATATAAGACATAAGgtgatttttattaaaatagatttttataaAATAGATTTCTATGAAAATTTATCCATGTAAATCAAACATAAGTATAGCTTTTACAAGTTATTCTACAGTGTTTCAAAGATATTTATATTATTACTGTCAGTGTAATTAATAATCTAACAAAAGACATCATGGCCATGAAGACAATTACTTGCATAATTCTAAAAAAGCTCAAAATTTAATGTTGTGCTGTCTGAATTAAACCTCTCACCCAAGTACTAGGTAGGTTCGGCCCTGCTTGACATCTAAGATCAGGTAAGATCAGGATGGTGTGGACATAGTCTGAATTAAATCCAATCTATTATTTTTTAGTAAAGCTTATAATAACCATAGTTAAGCAATCTAAATTACAAATTGGAAGAATAATGAGGTAATAAGTGAAATATATACTTACAGATATATGTTACTCCACTCAGTTGCATTATGAGTGCACACATTTAAGTGTTCTACTTATTTAATATGAGTATCAGGTTTTGATGCTTTAATGTTTGGAGCAGTCCACATTCTTCAGAAATTATTAATACTCATAATGTTAGTACAATATAATTAAACATTATATAAGTGAAACTTGACAGAATTGTATTGAAATCACAAAATGAGGTGGAATTTAGGGAGTAATAAATTCAGTGGACAAAATAATCTTGAAATCAGAGTATCCatgattataaaaaagaaaaaaaaaagttccagttgCTGGTAGAAGATCCTGCACTGGATGTAGACTGGAAACAGATTATTCCAGAGGTCCTGCAGCTTGTGTCCCAGAAAAGGTGAAAACATGCTGAGAATAGCTCTGTGGTAGTCCCTGATAGCTAACCCAGGCTCAGTCTGAAAAATAGACctcaaatgttttttaaaaaattcatcatTGAGTAGTAGTGTTTTGGATATTAGCTTGCTTTTTAGATGTAAAACTCAAGGTCATGGAAATTTGCAAATGTGAAGCACAGGGGGGTGCCTGGGATGTTAACTAGTGAACAGTTAAAACAAATTaccaatttaaaaacaaataagaaactaAACATTCTCGAGATGTGATCTAGATAAAAAAATAGAgatctagataaaaaaaaaatagagaattagAGGAATAAGAAAAATGTGAATCAATTAAGTACAGTTGGTTAAAACAGGAAGATAGAGGTGTTAAAGTTAACATTTTGCTGGGTAATTAAGTGAATTTTTTCACTTATTAGAAGGAAACACCTCAGTGCATGAGTCAAGAAAATGTAGCTAATGTAATAGAAGTGAATTTCAtggaaataagtaaaatgttgtGAGAGAAAAGTCTTGAAAATAAAACAGCTATTTCAAGTTGAATAATTTAAGGCCAGGGATTTagtatattttcttttccaaaattTCTGTGACTATTTCAACATCTGAACCCTAGGTCCTAGAAAACCTATTAATATGATACTTTGATTTTCAAATCAAATATGTGATTTATTTGCTGTCTTTTTTCCCCTAAACAGTCTGTTGGGATTCTTCCGGGGAACTAATTTAAATACCTAGGGAGAGATGGCACTGCTGTGATGATTACACTCTAAATTTAGTTGAGTAATTTTAATTATCTATCcttggaaaataatttttagagaACAGATAATTGTGTACAGCAAGAAACAGAAGTGGGGGCATAGCTGACAAAGAGTTTATTTggattcactttttcttttttccaattcattgcccttgttgtcgctaTTGCTGCCGttgatgtttttgttggatagaacagagagaaattgagaaaggaggggaaacagagagggagagaaaaagacacctgcagacctgcttcaccggttgtgagGCTACTCcttcctgcagctgggaagccaggggctcgaaccgggatccttaaattaGTTATTAGACTTTgcacgtttaacctgctgtgctactgtcagaCCCCCTAGATTCATATTGTTAatcttacttaattttattaGAATAAATGTTTATGAAAGCAGTTTATCCCAATATCAAGAATATTTgtgaagaaacagaaaataacaaGAAGGGTCTTAAGGATGtcgtattttattaaaatattgccTTTGTTAATAAAACAGATggtaggagtcaggcagtaccgcagcgggctaagcgcacgtggcacaaagtgcaaggaccttggaggatcccagtttgagccccgggtccccacctgcaggaaggagtaGCCTCACAACccgtgaagccggtctgcaggtgtctatctttctcgccccctctctgtcttcccctcctctctccatttctctctgtcctatccaacaacgatgacatcaataacaacaataataagaacaacaataaaaacaagggcaacaaaaaggaaataaataaatttttaaaaataaattaaaatagattgTATTTCAGAAGTACTGTAGGTAGTAGATAGTGCATCATTAAGATACAATAAAAGTTGAGAAACTGACACAAAACATAAAATTCATAAAActggttatatggaaaacttcctagggacaggtggtggtgcacctggttaagggcacacgttAGAGCGCACAAAGGCTCAGGTTcaggctcctggttcccacctgcagggggaaagcttcacgagtggtgaagcaagcctgtaggtgtctctctgtgtctttccctctattatttccccttccctctatcaaataatacataaacaaataaaagattaaaaaaagaaagaaatcttccttaggatttttttttatattagaaATTGAAGCAGCCAACATGTATAAAATTACATTGCTTATATTTTCCTACTAGATAATTTGGCTGTTTGtactttgattttaatttttggcttattttatttatatttttatttaattatttatttttaaatatttattttttcctttttgttgccctagttgtttaattgtagtcattgttggataggacagagagaaatggagaggggaggggaagacagagggggagagaaagacacctgctgacctgcttcaccacctgtgaagcgactcccctgaaggatggtggggagggggcttgaactgggatccttatgctggtccttgtgctttgtgccacgtgtgcttaacctgctgcactaccgcccaagttcctatatttttatttttaaaataatttaaaatgtatttaatgtGTGTGGTAATGTATAAGACCAGTGTATTataatttttatagttttatagaTTCTGACTTAAATTTGCAtcttataattatatatttgcatttccctggtgATCTGTGGGAATATGGGAGATGTATTGGAGGCTTAGACTGATAGTCATTTCAAAAGAACTTTGAGTGCAAATAAGAATATTTAGGCCAATAATTATACATTATCCCACTTTCCCATTATACTGAAAATAATATGGTTAGCATGACTTAGTATTTCAGCAATTTATAAAGAAGTCAGTGCCACGTTTCCAGGAAAGCATCTCTTTTCACACAAAATCTGTGATTCTCAGTCCTTGTTTGTTGTGTTTACTGCTAACCAATGCAATATGGCAAAGTTGGTGTATTCTTACTCTAGTGATTATGTTACTATTATGTTGTAATAAAACTCATGTAGTAAATTCACACTAACTTGCGTTTCTTCAATGCTGCTTTTGGATAGATGAACTTCCATGcttcttatcttattttttaattaaaattattatctttatttattgaatagagaggacagccagaaattgagagagaatggggagatagagacatctgcagcactgtttgactggttgtgaagcttttcccttgcagatggagactggcagcttgagccctggtccttgcacattgtaacatgtgcactcaacccagcccCACATCCATGTATTcttcaatcattaaaaaaaaaaagttttgacccCAAACAAATCTCCAGGTAAGGATCTAGTCCACACAGTATCTTGATTGTATCTTTTCAGAACAAAGTGACCATAGTTCACAGtaatagagaaatggagatgttACATGTatgctgtttttttaatttttttatttataaaatggaaatattgacaatactgtaggagaagaggggtacaattccacacagtttccaccaccagaactctatctccagtctcctcccctgaaagctctcctattcttcatccttctgggagtatggacccaggatcatcatggggtgcaaaaggtgggaggtctggctactgtaattgcttccccactgaatataggtgttgacaggtcagctGACAAATTAGTGGCTAAAAAGCACAGCAGTATATTTATAGAATGGAACTACTCAGCAATCAGAAATGAAGAAGTGCATTGTCTTGGTtaaagaacttgaaggcatcatgttaagtgagataataaaaaaagaaaaggacaaatactgaatgagacTTACTAATACAGAGAGGGATGCAGACTACAAAGTGAAATACTGGATATGGTGTATtggatcaaagcaaaggactctggggaaggaggaataggaaatggaggaagagaaatttggggtcctgatgcataatgaaattatacctctgtgccagtgactgcactataaaaAATTAACctcttaaataaagagaaaaaaatatcaataacTATCATTAGAAATGTAAGGTGAAGAATAATGCAGaaagagggccgggtggtggcacacctagttgagcacaaggacccaggttcaagcccccagtcccccacctgcagggggaaagcttcacaagtggtaaagcagtgctacaggcgtctacctgtctctcaccctctctatctctcctcttgacttctgactgtctctatctaataaataaatacatataataaaaaatttaaaaagtataatgcAGAAAGTATAATATACTTCCATTTGTAAATGGTACAGTgtaattctattatttatttacttatttatttttatgagagcatggctcagctctggcatcaggttgtacagggaattgaatctgagactttgtggcctcaggcatggagtctctatgcataaccattgtgctatctacccccaagtaCAGTGTCATATAATGATACTTTCAGAGTTAAATATTCTTATACTCATCAAGCCCAGAATGTGTTTGGAATTTAGTTTCTATTTTAAGTTTTTAGCTTTTACTTGATATTATTTTTCCTCATTTGACTCAATATCTTCAGGCAGAATTTTTGAATAATTCACAATTAACATATAAAAATCGGTGAATATTTAGAAAATTAGATGATGTAACCAATGtcaaaatctttttttgttgctgtacATGTATGAACTACTgaatttattgtcaaatgtaaaacattaatctctcaataaaggaaaaaataaattaaaatatttttacttgtgagaatatttccttttttatcattttattgagaactTAATTGCTTACAGGGCAGTTACTGAAACATAGGTACAATTTAACTCCCCATGATAGTCATCTGTAAAACTCtttcacctccaacttaggtctgtgtctaccatcatgcaccaggatcccacaCCACCCAACCCTCTCCTTGTGTGTCCCCTGGCACTCTTCCCCAGAGCATATTGCTTCCATGAAATCCTCTCTTTTAACTATCTTAAGTTCTGATGCCTTGAAAGCCTAGAGATGTTTATTTGGCATTTTTAAATCCCTCAGTATCACTTAAACTCTTCTCTTACATCAAATTTCAGGTTCTCTAGAGGTGCCAAAAATAGGCTTTTAATTACAGctgttattttgtttgttggAGTTATTGTGAAAACAGTCAATTAATTGCATCTTCCACTAGACTCCCCAAGGCACTCTACCTTCTGAAAAAGTATCCTCTTTAATATTAAAGGACCATGACTATATGCCTATGTGGAGACAGACAGAACCATTTTTATTCAAGAAAAAATGAAcaactatttttattatctgtcATTATCTTGGCTATCCGTATTTTAAGGTGACTGAAACTTttgattattcatttttattttatgcagTGACTGTGATTAAAATGCTACATAAACTACGTAGAGACATGGAGTTAAAGAGTGAGACAGAAAAGTTCACACAAATGTTTAAGCCTACTTCTATATCTCTTATTTTAATTATGAACAGGATTCCTCTTGAGAGTGaggaagcaaataaaaaaaatacagataagaATGAAAGACATATTTTGTTATAACTTCATTACACTGCGGTTAGTGTAAAATCAACGATGCATAACAGTATCTGTGGAACTAATTGAAAGAAATATTGCTCATGTGTTGTcattttgcttattttaaaatattttatttatttattttggatagatattgagagagatggaaaggaaagggggagctagagaaggaaagttaaagagtgacacctgcaacactgtttcaccacatgtaAAGGATTCCCCCCTTGATCGGGGAGATCCAGtgctcaaaccagagtccttgtacattgtggaatgtgccacagcctggcctctaTTTTCTTGTTTCATGTCCAGAGCAGTCTACCTATAATCAGCTCTATTTTGAATGTCTTGACTATAGGTTAAAGAAATTTACTACCAGAGAAGCAAAACCCAATATTTTTATAACATGAAATTTGATTCAATGTATATAATAGAAAAAGATATGAAGTTATTTTCAGAATAAGGTCATGAAATATTCTCAGTAGTTTTATAGAAATGTTGACTCCTTtatatttaaagaatatttatttcttaCAAAGTATTCTTCAAAATATTTCTTCTAATGATAAAgctatttatgaaatggaaatagaaTGTTTATATATTCATTATAGATTATTTGTAAAATTGTcaagttttttttattgaggggctgatggtttacagtaaatacaattgttgatacaagtgtaaattttctcagttttcttgcaaaacactctcaccccagtctaggtcctccaccaccatcatgcaacaggacctgaatgtctcccctgccccagagtcttttactttggtgcaatacaccaaacccagtgcaaGTGCTACGTCGTGTTTCccattactgttatttttctacttctgactacaagtgagagcatcccattttcatccttctctttttttggcttatcgccattaaaatgattccttcaagctccatccaagatgagataaagaaggtgaattcattttttttttttaaccagagcatagctcagttttggtttatagtgctgtgtgggattgaacctggcacttgggagcttcaggcatgagagttgattatgctatctatcccacaaattcatcattcttaatagctgagtagtagtccattgtgtgtatataacacaactttgttagccactcaactgttgttggacacctatgttgcttctaggttttggctatttgtAATTGTGTGTACACCTATTaaaataggtgtacacacatctttttggatgtatgtgtttgattccttaggaaatattgccaggagaggaattgctaggtcataggatcagtccatttctatccttccaagagttctccagactgctagttttggtgtattgcaccaaagaaaaaaatgaggggttgggggtggtgttCAGGTCAAggtacatgatggtgaaggaagacTGAGGCaggtggtgagagtgttttgataaaatatagaaattatacatgtaccaagaactgtatttactgtaaaacaatCCCACTAATGAAAAAGTGGTTCAGAGTGGTGGGAACAGCATATGAGAGACCCCTGCTCTGGAAATAAAAAGTTCTGCCTATATCAAGTAATATAAAAACCTACCAGAAATATGTTATCAAATACCCATTTAAAAGATTGGTTAGAAATGTTCAGTtcagatttttgttttaaaatgtaaGTGTTAGCCCCAAAATTATATgtgttattaaaacaaaaaaaacctgagaGGATTATTTTAGAAATACAGATTAAGCTaccgcctgcctgcctccctaatATAGATTTGCATATAGTTGGAAGAACTCCCATACAGTTGGAAATGTTGTAACTAAGTTAAGAAGAAATACTCACTATGTTGAACAAAAATTCAAAGAaagggagatagctcacatgggaaggtacctgctttgccagcGTGTGAATTAAGTTTGAGCCCACAGATTCTATTGCACTTGGGAAATTTTCAATACTgtgatctctcaatctctctctctctctctctctctctctctctgtgtgtgtgtgtgtatgcatgtgtgtgtgtgtgtgtgagtatatacCTTTCTAAATGACAAAAATTAATTGACCTAGACAATGAAGTCTTGATGACCCCCACACTACTATATAAGCACACAGATGTGAGTAATTAAGAGAATATACTAAAAGATTATACAGCTATTCCTTTATAAGGTTAaaaaaatctgaaacatttagaaaaaaatatgcaGACAAAGAAATGTGATGAAAAAGACAGGACTAAACCTGAGTTACACACTTTTAGATaaaaactggtaaaaaaaaaaaaaaaaaaaagaaaagaaagaaacagaaattaaaagcTTACATATTTCCATTGAGATGTTTAGTTCTTTGGGTCATTTTTAAATCTAGACTCAGTGAAGCCTTTTTTTAACTTGAGATTAATCGTTTGTCCTTTTGCTTAGATCTAATGACACCAAGAGAGTTTCACCATGAGAAACCACACACTGGTGACTACATTTATTCTTCTAGGACTGACAGATGACCCAAAATGGAAAATTGTACTGTTTGCTTTTCTATTGCTAACTTATTTGTTGAGCATCACTGGAAATCTGATCATTATCCTACTCACCCTGCTCGATGCCAGACTCAACACACCCATGTATTTCTTCCTTCGGAATTTTTCCATCTTAGAAATATCAATGACCTCTGTTTGCATCCCTAAATTCCTGGCCAGCATAATAACTATGGACAAAACAATTTCTTATAATGCATGTGTGACACAGTTATTCTTTGCTATTTTCTTGGGTGGCTCAGAGTTTTTCCTACTGGCAGCCATgtcctatgaccgctatgtggccatctgcaaacCCCTCCACTATGCAACTATCATGAGCAACAGAGTCTGCACACAGCTGGTTATAACATGTTGGCTGACTGGATTGTTAATAATCTCTCCTGGACTGCTCATGGGTCTGGAGCTGGAATTCTGTGATGCCAATACTATTGACCACTTCTGTTGTGACTATTCTCCTGTCCTGAAACTCTCCTGCACAGACACAAGGGTCATAGAATTGTTAAGTTTTGTGTTGGCCATTTTCACACTCCTGATTACCTTGGCACTGGTGATGTTCTCCTATGCAAACATCATTAGAACGATTGTGAAGATTCCTTCTGCACAACAGCAGAGGAAGGCTTTTTCCACCTGTTCCTCCCACATGATTGTTGTCTCCATCTCGTATGGCAGCTGCATCTTTATGTACATTAAACCCTCTGCAGAGGAAAGGGTGGCTCTCAACAAGGGGGTAGCTATACTCATTACTTCAGTGGCACCTATGTTAAATCCTTTCATATACACTCTGAGAAACAAGCAAGTGAAACAAGCCCTGAAGAATATAGTTAAAAAATATGAATTTAGCATTTAATGTGTTGAACATTTATCCTATATTCAGTTGCCCTATTaatattgctttattttattttgattattatttcaGGCTCTAAAATATCTGATACAACATCATTTGTATCCTTTAAGT
This portion of the Erinaceus europaeus chromosome 7, mEriEur2.1, whole genome shotgun sequence genome encodes:
- the LOC103109243 gene encoding olfactory receptor 6C76-like; the encoded protein is MKNHTSVSEFILLGLTDDPKLNILIFLFLFLTYIMSITGNLTIITLTLLDSHLKTPMYFFLRNFSFLEISFTTVCIPRFLVSIVTGDKTISYNSCMAQVFFFILLGSTEFFLLTAMSYDRYVAICKPLHYTTIMNSRICNQLVLSCWLTGFLIIFPPVIMGLQLDFCDSNIIDHFTCDSLPMLLISCTDTALLELLGFFLAIFTLMVTLTLVVLSYVFILKTILRIPSAEQRKKAFSTCSSHMIVVSISYGSCIFMYVKTSAKEGVALTKRIALLNTSVAPMLNPFIYSLRNQQVKESFKKLVKKCFSNKF
- the LOC103109108 gene encoding olfactory receptor 6C74-like yields the protein MRNHTLVTTFILLGLTDDPKWKIVLFAFLLLTYLLSITGNLIIILLTLLDARLNTPMYFFLRNFSILEISMTSVCIPKFLASIITMDKTISYNACVTQLFFAIFLGGSEFFLLAAMSYDRYVAICKPLHYATIMSNRVCTQLVITCWLTGLLIISPGLLMGLELEFCDANTIDHFCCDYSPVLKLSCTDTRVIELLSFVLAIFTLLITLALVMFSYANIIRTIVKIPSAQQQRKAFSTCSSHMIVVSISYGSCIFMYIKPSAEERVALNKGVAILITSVAPMLNPFIYTLRNKQVKQALKNIVKKYEFSI